One Candidatus Sulfurimonas baltica DNA segment encodes these proteins:
- a CDS encoding YaiI/YqxD family protein — protein sequence MRIFVDGDAFPNLLKPIVFRSIERLELETFVVSNKPITIGKSKLITYIIVEQGADEADNHIVELVKEGDLVITADIPLADRVITKNAHAIDHRGELYTVDNIKQYLAMRNLMEKIRESGEMTRGPKAFDQKDAHQFANQLHKFLTKYC from the coding sequence ATACGAATTTTTGTCGACGGAGACGCTTTTCCAAATCTGCTTAAGCCAATAGTGTTTCGTTCAATCGAAAGATTAGAGTTGGAGACATTTGTTGTCTCAAACAAACCTATAACAATAGGAAAATCTAAATTAATCACCTATATTATTGTCGAGCAGGGTGCTGATGAAGCAGATAACCATATTGTTGAACTTGTAAAAGAGGGCGATTTGGTAATAACAGCAGATATTCCTTTAGCAGACAGAGTTATAACTAAAAATGCACATGCTATTGATCACAGAGGTGAGCTTTATACCGTTGACAATATTAAACAGTATCTTGCTATGAGAAATCTTATGGAAAAAATTCGTGAAAGCGGAGAGATGACAAGAGGACCAAAGGCATTTGACCAAAAAGACGCACATCAGTTTGCAAATCAGCTACATAAATTTTTAACTAAGTATTGCTAA
- a CDS encoding GIY-YIG nuclease family protein, whose product MNNSKSLWFIYMLKCNDETLYTGITTDLNRRVDEHNSSPKGAKYTRTRRPVELIYFEHHEDKSSASKREYEIKQLSRIQKLELIK is encoded by the coding sequence TTGAATAATTCTAAAAGTTTATGGTTTATCTACATGTTAAAGTGCAATGATGAGACTCTTTATACTGGAATTACCACAGATCTAAACAGAAGAGTAGATGAGCATAACAGCTCCCCTAAAGGGGCTAAGTATACCCGTACGAGAAGACCGGTAGAATTGATATATTTCGAACATCATGAAGATAAAAGCAGTGCTTCTAAGCGAGAGTATGAGATTAAACAATTATCCAGAATTCAAAAGTTAGAGTTAATAAAATGA
- a CDS encoding pseudouridine synthase family protein, with the protein MATEKAYKILSNQTGVSNSQAKSMIDRGLVYVGNKKVMIARGEIDEKTIFRIEKIEKTKPIFENDDIIVIDKPAHVNSDEIERQFKGARLLHRLDRETSGVLMLVKNEEFREKAIQEFKKDRVYKEYIAWVEGIVTEPQVIDKPILTQKKNNKAYSNVSSKGKPAITEITPDIVSANKTKIHCIIHHGRTHQIRTHMRYVEHSIVGDEQYGGRRAKRVMLHAYKVRLLGMEFIAEEPKTFINFE; encoded by the coding sequence ATGGCTACAGAAAAAGCGTATAAAATTTTATCAAATCAAACTGGTGTTTCAAACTCGCAGGCAAAGTCAATGATTGACCGTGGTTTAGTCTATGTTGGCAATAAGAAAGTTATGATAGCCCGTGGTGAGATAGATGAGAAAACTATATTTAGAATAGAGAAGATAGAGAAGACAAAACCTATATTTGAAAATGATGATATTATTGTAATAGATAAACCTGCACATGTAAACTCAGATGAGATAGAGAGACAATTTAAAGGTGCAAGGCTTTTACATAGACTTGATCGCGAAACGAGCGGTGTTTTAATGCTTGTTAAAAATGAAGAGTTTCGAGAAAAAGCAATTCAAGAGTTTAAAAAAGATAGAGTTTACAAAGAGTATATCGCATGGGTTGAGGGGATTGTTACAGAGCCACAAGTCATAGATAAACCAATACTTACTCAAAAGAAAAATAATAAAGCTTATTCAAATGTATCTAGTAAAGGAAAGCCTGCAATAACTGAGATTACTCCAGATATAGTAAGTGCAAACAAAACAAAAATACATTGTATTATTCATCATGGAAGAACACACCAGATTAGAACTCATATGAGATATGTAGAACACTCAATAGTTGGTGATGAGCAGTATGGTGGAAGACGTGCTAAGCGAGTAATGCTTCATGCCTATAAAGTTAGACTTCTTGGCATGGAATTTATAGCGGAAGAACCAAAGACATTTATCAACTTTGAATAA
- the waaA gene encoding lipid IV(A) 3-deoxy-D-manno-octulosonic acid transferase: MKPFTLLYFILSVALYAVALPLLIYLSFKQKYKESLPSRFFLFNNPRFNNRDGIWFHVCSLGEARAIKPILKLLDDCDIKITTITHTGQVEARKYNAEVRYLPYEMFLPFWAKRQRVLVVLEAEFWFMLFTVLKAKGARIVLLNARISEKSTKKYLQMAWFYKKLLSHVEIVYAQSEVDKNRFIALGAKNIEVIGNIKLAGEIVKTKEYKKPNCEVIVAGSTHDGEEEMVLKSFVEYIKQGEAKLIIVPRHPERFDSVYELMKVYADRCDLSLERFSKSKELKADMILVDEMGELNNIYAISDIAILGGAFKEDVGGHNPLEPAHFGCKIITGKHFFHQKELFKYVHHVQYVEPQEIHRALLTCRSLPPSMLEQEINLEPVIKKILED, encoded by the coding sequence TTGAAGCCATTTACGCTTTTATACTTTATCTTAAGCGTGGCGCTCTATGCAGTAGCGCTGCCACTTTTGATTTACCTCTCGTTTAAACAAAAATACAAAGAGTCACTTCCTTCTCGTTTTTTTCTTTTCAATAATCCAAGATTTAATAATCGTGATGGAATTTGGTTCCATGTATGTTCCCTTGGTGAAGCCAGAGCTATAAAGCCTATTTTAAAGCTCCTAGATGATTGTGATATAAAAATAACAACTATTACTCATACAGGGCAGGTTGAGGCTAGAAAATACAATGCTGAGGTTAGATATCTCCCTTATGAGATGTTTTTACCTTTTTGGGCTAAGAGACAGAGGGTTCTCGTTGTGCTAGAGGCTGAATTTTGGTTTATGCTCTTTACTGTTCTAAAAGCAAAAGGGGCGAGAATAGTTCTTTTAAATGCCAGAATCTCTGAGAAAAGTACTAAAAAATATTTACAGATGGCTTGGTTTTATAAAAAACTGCTTTCACATGTAGAGATTGTTTATGCACAAAGTGAAGTTGATAAAAATCGTTTTATAGCTCTTGGCGCAAAAAATATTGAAGTAATTGGCAATATTAAGTTGGCTGGTGAAATAGTTAAAACAAAAGAGTATAAGAAGCCAAACTGCGAAGTTATTGTAGCTGGGAGTACTCATGATGGTGAAGAGGAGATGGTTCTTAAATCATTTGTTGAGTATATAAAGCAGGGTGAAGCAAAACTTATTATTGTCCCAAGACATCCGGAGAGATTTGATAGTGTTTATGAGCTTATGAAAGTTTATGCAGACAGATGTGATTTGTCTCTTGAGAGGTTTTCAAAAAGCAAAGAGCTTAAAGCTGATATGATTTTGGTTGATGAGATGGGCGAGCTGAATAATATTTATGCAATAAGTGATATTGCTATTTTAGGTGGTGCATTTAAAGAGGATGTAGGTGGGCATAATCCGTTAGAGCCGGCTCATTTTGGGTGTAAAATTATTACAGGAAAGCACTTCTTTCATCAAAAAGAGCTTTTTAAATATGTGCATCATGTCCAGTATGTCGAACCACAAGAGATACACAGAGCCTTGCTTACATGTAGGTCGTTACCGCCAAGTATGCTTGAGCAAGAGATCAACTTAGAGCCCGTAATAAAGAAGATATTAGAAGATTAA
- a CDS encoding zinc ribbon domain-containing protein, with protein sequence MNSHLKQLIDLSHIDKAIDAFEPQIEEANYKLEAALAKKQSIDSDIENLTNEIKDEQVKKHKNELHLAELSQKLESNSKKSGEIKTEREMKSLQLEEEIAKEQVTFANEEIARLEKIIELKTEQVESAKESLSELDASLESVRKEVDEKLEIINKSRQEVFVKKEKLLSEVNQKGLTFYQKIRRWAKNSTVVAVEEQACMGCNMLINDKIYADVIKAEEITTCPHCGRILYMGDTEE encoded by the coding sequence ATGAACTCACACCTTAAACAATTGATTGACCTGTCACACATAGATAAAGCTATAGATGCTTTTGAGCCTCAAATAGAAGAGGCTAACTACAAGCTTGAAGCAGCATTAGCAAAAAAACAGAGTATTGATTCTGACATTGAAAACTTAACTAATGAGATAAAAGACGAGCAAGTTAAAAAGCATAAAAATGAACTTCATTTAGCTGAACTTTCTCAAAAATTAGAGAGTAATTCTAAAAAAAGTGGTGAAATCAAGACAGAACGTGAGATGAAATCACTTCAACTTGAAGAAGAGATTGCAAAAGAGCAGGTTACTTTTGCAAATGAAGAGATAGCTAGATTAGAAAAAATTATTGAGTTAAAAACTGAGCAGGTAGAGTCGGCAAAAGAGTCTCTCTCAGAGCTTGATGCAAGTTTAGAATCAGTAAGAAAAGAGGTTGATGAGAAACTTGAAATTATCAATAAATCTCGTCAAGAGGTGTTTGTTAAAAAAGAGAAACTACTTTCAGAAGTGAATCAAAAAGGGTTGACTTTTTATCAAAAAATCCGTAGATGGGCTAAAAACAGCACTGTAGTGGCTGTTGAAGAGCAAGCTTGTATGGGTTGTAATATGCTAATTAATGATAAAATTTATGCAGATGTTATAAAAGCTGAAGAGATTACTACATGTCCACATTGTGGTCGTATTCTTTATATGGGCGATACTGAAGAGTAG
- a CDS encoding Nif3-like dinuclear metal center hexameric protein codes for MKISEIYKLLDNLSPFDIQEPWDNSGLLIGDFSQEIKQIVLSIDVDEALIDSMQDNALLITHHPLIFGGLKQLEFNKYPANLIQKMIKKNISNIAMHTNFDQTHLNEYVATEVLGYKISHKDGFVAYLDVNEDFDKFAKKVASAFGLPHAKCVKGANFIKKAALTTGSGCSLIKSIDADCFLTGDVKYHDAMEAKSINLSLIDIGHYESEHFFAKILLKHLKILGLEAIIASSKNPFTYI; via the coding sequence ATGAAAATATCAGAAATATATAAATTATTGGATAACTTATCCCCTTTTGATATTCAAGAGCCTTGGGATAATTCCGGTCTTTTAATAGGAGACTTTTCACAAGAGATAAAACAAATTGTTTTAAGTATAGATGTTGATGAAGCTTTGATAGACTCTATGCAAGACAATGCTCTGCTCATAACACACCATCCTCTTATTTTTGGTGGATTAAAGCAGTTGGAGTTCAATAAATATCCGGCAAACCTTATCCAGAAAATGATAAAGAAAAATATCTCAAATATAGCTATGCACACAAATTTTGACCAGACTCATCTAAATGAATATGTGGCAACTGAAGTTTTAGGATATAAAATTTCTCATAAAGATGGTTTTGTTGCTTATTTGGATGTGAATGAAGATTTTGATAAATTTGCTAAAAAGGTTGCCTCTGCTTTTGGACTTCCACATGCAAAATGTGTCAAAGGTGCAAACTTTATAAAAAAAGCAGCACTAACCACAGGCTCAGGATGTTCTTTAATCAAGTCTATTGACGCTGATTGCTTTCTTACAGGTGATGTGAAATATCACGATGCAATGGAGGCGAAAAGTATTAATTTATCACTAATTGACATAGGTCATTATGAAAGTGAGCACTTTTTTGCAAAGATTTTACTTAAACATTTGAAAATTTTAGGTTTAGAAGCTATAATTGCATCATCAAAAAATCCTTTTACTTATATTTAA
- a CDS encoding tetratricopeptide repeat protein has protein sequence MTTFQLLMLGASAFFAFKIYEHIQTLQDPEVADSKEASDETRSADAFSVFSPESLIIRADESFKEGDLQKSLALLTEANAKAKNNPDVLFKIGYILQQLNNNDEALKYYKEALELDKKNDYIHNSIASIYRANGEFISAKMHLNESLAIDSQNAITYYNYGNLLVDMNHPDEAIEMYKRAIEINPDFDEAKEELQKLS, from the coding sequence ATGACAACTTTTCAACTACTAATGCTTGGTGCCTCTGCATTTTTCGCATTTAAAATATATGAGCATATTCAAACACTTCAAGACCCTGAAGTGGCAGATAGCAAAGAGGCTTCCGATGAAACGAGAAGTGCTGATGCTTTTTCTGTTTTTTCACCGGAATCTTTAATTATTAGAGCAGATGAATCTTTTAAAGAGGGTGATTTGCAAAAATCGTTAGCACTGCTAACCGAGGCCAATGCAAAAGCTAAAAATAATCCTGATGTTCTTTTTAAAATAGGGTATATTCTTCAGCAGCTGAACAACAATGACGAAGCACTAAAATATTATAAAGAAGCTTTAGAGTTGGACAAAAAAAATGATTATATACACAACTCTATTGCAAGTATATATAGAGCAAATGGTGAGTTCATATCGGCTAAAATGCACCTAAATGAGTCTTTAGCTATAGATTCTCAAAATGCAATAACGTACTACAATTACGGAAATCTTTTAGTAGATATGAATCATCCAGACGAAGCAATAGAGATGTATAAAAGGGCAATAGAGATAAATCCAGATTTTGATGAAGCAAAAGAAGAGTTGCAAAAACTCTCTTAG
- a CDS encoding M23 family metallopeptidase translates to MRLSFFLLFLTCSVFALNIDISNSTIANGKTALLEFKKEKNISYEKIVVDKKTYKIFDNPINSEMSYVLLPISYYEKPSKKKVELFYKEAKKQKTKTLFFKIEDAKYKKEKIKVDGSKVTLSKEDSKRASKEYAEAMQIYKTTNEKSYISQSFILPLNTKITSEFGKARVYNDSLKGYHSGTDFRAKVGTPLIACNDGLVVLATDRFYSGGSVIVDHGQGVYSCYYHMSKLDVQKGTIVKRGELLGLSGDSGRVTGPHLHFSFRVGGEQVDPLQLMKLINKNLLNK, encoded by the coding sequence ATGAGGCTATCTTTTTTTCTGCTTTTTCTTACATGTAGCGTTTTTGCTTTAAATATTGATATCTCAAATAGCACTATTGCTAACGGGAAAACAGCACTCTTAGAGTTTAAAAAAGAGAAAAATATCAGCTACGAAAAAATAGTTGTGGATAAAAAAACATATAAAATATTTGATAACCCGATTAATAGTGAAATGTCTTACGTTTTGCTTCCTATTAGTTACTATGAAAAGCCAAGTAAAAAAAAAGTAGAGCTTTTTTATAAAGAAGCAAAAAAGCAAAAAACTAAAACTCTGTTTTTCAAGATTGAAGATGCAAAGTATAAAAAAGAAAAAATAAAAGTAGATGGCTCAAAAGTTACCCTTAGCAAAGAAGACAGTAAAAGAGCTTCAAAAGAGTATGCAGAGGCTATGCAAATATATAAAACTACGAATGAAAAAAGTTATATATCACAAAGTTTTATATTACCACTAAATACAAAAATAACAAGTGAATTTGGAAAAGCAAGAGTTTATAATGATTCGCTAAAAGGTTATCATAGCGGAACAGATTTCAGGGCTAAAGTAGGGACTCCTTTAATTGCATGTAATGATGGGTTGGTTGTTTTGGCCACAGACAGATTTTATTCGGGAGGCTCGGTTATAGTGGATCACGGACAAGGGGTATACTCTTGTTATTACCACATGAGCAAGCTTGATGTTCAAAAGGGTACAATAGTTAAAAGAGGTGAGCTTTTAGGCTTGTCCGGAGATAGCGGAAGAGTAACAGGTCCCCATCTTCACTTTAGTTTTAGAGTTGGAGGTGAACAAGTTGACCCTCTTCAGTTAATGAAGTTAATAAACAAAAATCTACTAAATAAATGA
- a CDS encoding DUF3800 domain-containing protein has translation MNYKIFCDESNHLLNDSSNIMVNGAILIDEEKVVEANKYIKFLRHKHNYHNEIKWTKLINKQQEFYKELIEYFFSSEFMKFKATLVVNKSDQKHEQYNRTHDDFYYVVYFYTLRNFLYRDSQYKIYLDYKDTKGREKVKELERVLKNDRLSEIDFYIIHSFESNIIQLCDLFIGAIGYKNRKDIEKKSEIKKYIIEQIELNCGYEIIGTKPWIEKFNIFRWSL, from the coding sequence ATGAACTATAAAATATTCTGCGATGAAAGCAACCATTTACTGAACGACAGCTCAAATATCATGGTAAACGGTGCTATTTTGATAGATGAAGAAAAAGTTGTAGAAGCCAACAAATATATAAAATTTTTACGACATAAACATAACTATCATAATGAGATAAAATGGACAAAACTCATAAACAAACAGCAAGAATTTTATAAAGAGTTGATAGAGTATTTTTTTAGCAGTGAGTTTATGAAGTTTAAAGCGACTCTTGTCGTAAACAAATCCGACCAAAAGCATGAGCAGTACAATAGAACGCATGATGATTTTTACTATGTAGTTTATTTTTACACTTTGAGAAACTTTTTGTATAGAGACAGCCAATATAAAATATATTTGGACTATAAAGACACCAAAGGCAGAGAGAAAGTAAAAGAGCTTGAGAGGGTTCTCAAAAATGATAGATTGAGCGAAATAGATTTTTATATTATTCACTCTTTTGAGTCCAATATTATTCAGCTTTGTGACCTTTTTATAGGTGCTATCGGGTATAAAAATAGAAAAGATATAGAGAAAAAAAGTGAGATAAAAAAATATATCATAGAGCAGATAGAGCTAAATTGCGGATATGAAATCATAGGCACTAAACCTTGGATAGAAAAGTTTAATATTTTTAGATGGAGTCTGTAG